From Nicotiana tabacum cultivar K326 chromosome 22, ASM71507v2, whole genome shotgun sequence, one genomic window encodes:
- the LOC107760088 gene encoding chromophore lyase CRL, chloroplastic isoform X2 produces MCPGSESVSDSKSDPNSNGWSRARGAVLKSLVLIGGALLVRRLTKSTTRWDHARIVAQSLSGEKFSKEQAVRDPDNYFNFRWLSCPAADMVDGSKVLYFEQAFWRTPHKPFRQRFFMVKPCAKELKCDVEVSTYAIRDAEEYKNFCDRPRDQRPEPEEVIGDIAEHLTTIHLKRCERGKRCLYEGSTPADGFPNSWNGATRCTSELAVLKNNEIHAWDRGYDVDGNQVWGVKGGPYEFKPAPASSFDDAFNPLSFASQPLGKRIEGSFVLQE; encoded by the exons ATGTGCCCGGGCTCGGAGTCGGTTTCGGACTCAAAGTCGGATCCGAACTCAAACGGGTGGAGCCGAGCTCGTGGAGCGGTTCTCAAGTCGCTGGTGCTTATCGGAGGCGCTTTATTGGTACGGCGGCTCACTAAGTCGACCACACGTTGGGACCATGCTCGAATTGTCGCACAGTCACTTAGCGGTGAAAAG TTTTCCAAGGAGCAAGCTGTTAGGGATCCTgataattattttaatttcaG ATGGCTTTCCTGTCCTGCTGCCGACATGGTAGATGGCTCTAAAGTTTTATATTTTGAACAG GCATTTTGGcggacaccccataaacccttccGACAG AGGTTTTTCATGGTCAAGCCTTGTGCAAAGGAGCTGAAATGTGATGTTGAG GTAAGCACATATGCCATCAGAGATGCAGAGGAGTACAAGAACTTCTGCGATCGCCCTAGGGACCAACGTCCGGAACCTGAAGAAGTTATTGGG GATATTGCTGAACATTTGACTACCATTCATCTAAAGCGCTGTGAACGTGGGAAACGATGCTTATATGAAGGTTCAACACCTGCAGATGGATTTCCTAATTCATGG AATGGTGCAACGCGCTGTACCTCCGAACTAGCTGTGTTAAAGAACAATGAGATACATGCCTGGGATAGAGGCTATGATGTTGATGGCAATCAA GTTTGGGGTGTAAAAGGAGGTCCTTATGAATTCAAGCCCGCTCCTGCTTCAAGTTTCGACGATGCATTTAATCCTTTGAGTTTTGCTTCACAACCTCTGGGGAAAAGAATAGAGGGTTCGTTTGTCCTCCAGGAGTGA
- the LOC107760089 gene encoding putative beta-1,4-xylosyltransferase IRX10L: MRNWTWGFVGLLYLALLLKIEALKFHRTEQTERISGSAGDVLEDDPVGRLKVFVYELPSKYNKKILQKDQRCLNHMFAAEIYMHRFLLSSAVRTFNPEEADWFYTPVYTTCDLTPNGLPLPFKSPRMMRSAIQLIASNWPYWNRTEGADHFFITPHDFGACFHYQEEKAIERGILPLLQRATLVQTFGQRNHVCLKDGSITIPPYAPPQKMQSHLIPPDTPRSIFVYFRGLFYDVGNDPEGGYYARGARAAVWENFKDNPLFDISTEHPTTYYEDMQRAIFCLCPLGWAPWSPRLVEAVIFGCIPVIIADDIVLPFADAIPWEDIGVFVAEKDVPNLDTILTSIPPEEILRKQRLLANPSMKQAMLFPQPAQSGDAFHQILNGLARKLPHDKSTYLKPGEKFLNWTAGPVGDLKPW; encoded by the exons ATGAGGAATTGGACTTGGGGCTTTGTTGGTCTTCTTTATCTTGCTCTGTTGTTGAAGATTGAAGCCTTGAAATTTCATAGGACTGAACAAACTGAGAGAATATCAG GAAGTGCTGGTGATGTCTTGGAAGATGATCCAGTTGGGAGATTAAAAGTTTTTGTATATGAGCTTCCCAGCAAATACAACAAGAAAATTCTGCAGAAAGACCAACGATGCCTCAACCACATGTTTGCTGCTGAAATCTATATGCATCGTTTCCTATTATCTAGCGCTGTTCGAACCTTTAATCCTGAGGAAGCAGATTGGTTCTATACCCCTGTTTACACCACTTGTGACCTGACACCGAATGGCCTTCCCTTACCGTTTAAGTCACCACGTATGATGAGGAGTGCAATACAACTTATTGCTTCTAATTGGCCGTACTGGAATAGGACAGAGGGAGCTGATCATTTCTTCATCACACCCCACGATTTTGGTGCTTGTTTTCACTATCAA GAAGAAAAAGCTATTGAGAGGGGAATTCTTCCATTGCTTCAACGTGCTACCTTGGTTCAAACTTTTGGACAACGAAATCATGTTTGTTTGAAGGATGGCTCAATTACAATTCCTCCATATGCTCCCCCGCAAAAAATGCAGTCCCACTTGATCCCTCCAGATACTCCCCGATCTATCTTTGTTTATTTCCGAGGCTTGTTTTATGACGTCGGAAATGACCCAGAAGGTGGTTACTATGCAAG AGGTGCCCGAGCAGCAGTGTGGGAGAACTTTAAAGACAATCCTCTCTTTGATATTTCAACAGAGCATCCAACCACTTACTATGAAGACATGCAGCGAGCTATCTTTTGCTTGTGCCCGCTGGGGTGGGCACCATGGAGTCCGAGATTGGTTGAAGCAGTTATATTTGGCTGCATACCTGTTATTATAGCAGATGACATTGTCTTGCCATTTGCTGATGCCATCCCCTGGGAAGATATTGGCGTGTTTGTAGCAGAGAAAGATGTTCCGAATTTGGACACCATTCTCACTTCTATTCCACCAGAAGAAATATTGAGGAAGCAGAGATTGCTTGCCAATCCTTCAATGAAGCAGGCAATGTTATTTCCACAACCTGCTCAATCAGGTGATGCTTTTCATCAGATTTTGAATGGACTTGCACGTAAACTGCCTCACGACAAGAGCACTTACTTGAAGCCCGGAGAGAAGTTCTTAAACTGGACTGCTGGTCCAGTTGGCGACCTAAAACCTTGGTAG
- the LOC107760088 gene encoding chromophore lyase CRL, chloroplastic isoform X1, whose amino-acid sequence MCPGSESVSDSKSDPNSNGWSRARGAVLKSLVLIGGALLVRRLTKSTTRWDHARIVAQSLSGEKFSKEQAVRDPDNYFNFRWLSCPAADMVDGSKVLYFEQAFWRTPHKPFRQRFFMVKPCAKELKCDVEVSTYAIRDAEEYKNFCDRPRDQRPEPEEVIGDIAEHLTTIHLKRCERGKRCLYEGSTPADGFPNSWQNGATRCTSELAVLKNNEIHAWDRGYDVDGNQVWGVKGGPYEFKPAPASSFDDAFNPLSFASQPLGKRIEGSFVLQE is encoded by the exons ATGTGCCCGGGCTCGGAGTCGGTTTCGGACTCAAAGTCGGATCCGAACTCAAACGGGTGGAGCCGAGCTCGTGGAGCGGTTCTCAAGTCGCTGGTGCTTATCGGAGGCGCTTTATTGGTACGGCGGCTCACTAAGTCGACCACACGTTGGGACCATGCTCGAATTGTCGCACAGTCACTTAGCGGTGAAAAG TTTTCCAAGGAGCAAGCTGTTAGGGATCCTgataattattttaatttcaG ATGGCTTTCCTGTCCTGCTGCCGACATGGTAGATGGCTCTAAAGTTTTATATTTTGAACAG GCATTTTGGcggacaccccataaacccttccGACAG AGGTTTTTCATGGTCAAGCCTTGTGCAAAGGAGCTGAAATGTGATGTTGAG GTAAGCACATATGCCATCAGAGATGCAGAGGAGTACAAGAACTTCTGCGATCGCCCTAGGGACCAACGTCCGGAACCTGAAGAAGTTATTGGG GATATTGCTGAACATTTGACTACCATTCATCTAAAGCGCTGTGAACGTGGGAAACGATGCTTATATGAAGGTTCAACACCTGCAGATGGATTTCCTAATTCATGG CAGAATGGTGCAACGCGCTGTACCTCCGAACTAGCTGTGTTAAAGAACAATGAGATACATGCCTGGGATAGAGGCTATGATGTTGATGGCAATCAA GTTTGGGGTGTAAAAGGAGGTCCTTATGAATTCAAGCCCGCTCCTGCTTCAAGTTTCGACGATGCATTTAATCCTTTGAGTTTTGCTTCACAACCTCTGGGGAAAAGAATAGAGGGTTCGTTTGTCCTCCAGGAGTGA